From a region of the Salvelinus alpinus chromosome 2, SLU_Salpinus.1, whole genome shotgun sequence genome:
- the LOC139551217 gene encoding small integral membrane protein 28-like, producing the protein MRTLLDSSWIKFGPAGRGSIDWVTGSPSPPMVERQLQGYNWNDLNLNQEGRSELLLYVVLPVTSLLMLGLLVLLAYWRCSSRKLSLAQIITLDLQDPESSVEFLSSLTSHGERRTSTSSDMSDSVFVMVYLPPPYEETMTKITRATSLTSRKESMKIEDLEARLCPEIKSSGRYV; encoded by the exons ATGAGAACGCTACTGGACAGCAGCTGGATAAAGTTTGGGCCAGCCGGCAGAGGGTCCATCGATTGGGTGACTGGGTCACCTTCTCCCCCCATGGTGGAGAGACAGTTACAG GGCTACAACTGGAATGATCTGAACCTCAACCAGGAAGGGAGGTCAGAGCTGCTCCTCTACGTGGTCCTCCCCGTCACCTCCCTCCTCATGCTGGGCCTCCTGGTACTCCTGGCCTACTGGAGGTGCTCCTCTCGAAAGCTCAGCCTGGCCCAAATCATCACCCTGGACCTCCAGGACCCCGAGAGCAGCGTTGAGTTCCTCTCCTCGCTCACCAGCCACGGCGAACGCCGCACCAGCACCAGCTCTGACATGTCGGACAGTGTGTTCGTCATGGTCTACCTGCCGCCGCCCTACGAGGAGACGATGACCAAGATCACGCGTGCTACCAGTCTGACCAGCCGGAAAGAGTCCATGAAGATAGAGGACCTGGAGGCCCGCCTGTGTCCGGAGATCAAGTCCAGTGGACGCTACGTGTGA
- the LOC139567655 gene encoding UPF0575 protein C19orf67 homolog isoform X1: MEQGETKNNPESSPDTDSVAHVDDSALAPSCGDQMDSTGDANLTSMSSCQDINMMDQKLRPIEQQFQYLLNKADEFHTNLVYRYDILQKEHFARVVPTFLRTCQPYFTYLESTARSTLPQRTPLPMYIRSRLLDFSQQLCARLEHLVLTYASFDFLSLEEAEPASVSHFYIGKCQMDRVGLSIYRYCRLAPYLAGVHTGLYKRMRWNVERPSESLQEETGGEKEGHPEEDRPVAGKERATETEYYFLCYEEVPEEPAERGDGEGKGETVAIGNVVKMWSIGQWVQTQPEPIKDDIYEWVLCWVPQAGYHRLLCLGAEEPSASAATDCLVGVLFSQQSPVAGPSRETT; encoded by the exons ATGGAACAGGGGGAGACGAAAAATAATCCTGAATCATCACCAGACACAG ACTCTGTGGCGCATGTAGACGATAGTGCTTTGGCGCCCTCATGTGGCGACCAAATGGACAGCACAGGTGATGCGAATTTGACGTCCATGTCGTCATGCCAGGATATCAACATGATGGATCAGAAGCTCAGACCCATTGAACAGCAATTTCAGTACCTGCTGAATAAGGCGGATGAGTTTCATACAAACCTTGTATACAG GTATGACATTCTGCAGAAGGAACACTTTGCTCGCGTGGTGCCTACTTTCCTGCGGACCTGTCAGCCCTACTTCACTTACCTGGAGTCGACCGCTCGCAGCACCCTGCCCCAGCGCACGCCTCTACCCATGTACATCCGCTCACGA TTGTTAGACTTCTCCCAGCAGCTGTGTGCGAGGCTGGAGCACCTGGTCTTGACATATGCCTCCTTTGACTTTCTCTCTCTGGAGGAGGCTGAGCCGGCCAG TGTCTCCCATTTCTACATTGGCAAGTGTCAGATGGACCGTGTGGGACTGTCCATATACAGGTACTGTCGTCTAGCCCCGTACCTGGCTGGGGTCCACACTGGCCTGTACAAACGCATGCGCTGGAATGTGGAGAGACCCAGCGAGAGCCTACAGGAGGAAACGGGTGGCGAGAAGGAGGGACATCCAGAGGAGGACAGGCCAGTAGCAGGGAAAGAGCGAGCCACCGAGACAGAGTA CTACTTCCTGTGCTACGAGGAAGTCCCTGAGGAGCCTGCTGAGCGGGGTGATGGAGAGGGTAAAGGGGAGACGGTTGCTATAGGCAATGTGGTCAAGATGTGGTCAATCGGTCAGTGGGTCCAAACGCAGCCTGAACCCATAAAAGATGACATCTACGAATG GGTGCTGTGCTGGGTTCCACAGGCTGGGTACCACAGGCTGTTGTGTCTGGGAGCGGAGGAGCCCTCTGCCAGCGCTGCTACTGACTGCCTTGTGGGGGTGTTGTTTTCTCAACAGAGCCCAGTGGCAGGCCCCAGTCGTGAAACAACATAA
- the LOC139567655 gene encoding UPF0575 protein C19orf67 homolog isoform X2, which translates to MEQGETKNNPESSPDTDDSALAPSCGDQMDSTGDANLTSMSSCQDINMMDQKLRPIEQQFQYLLNKADEFHTNLVYRYDILQKEHFARVVPTFLRTCQPYFTYLESTARSTLPQRTPLPMYIRSRLLDFSQQLCARLEHLVLTYASFDFLSLEEAEPASVSHFYIGKCQMDRVGLSIYRYCRLAPYLAGVHTGLYKRMRWNVERPSESLQEETGGEKEGHPEEDRPVAGKERATETEYYFLCYEEVPEEPAERGDGEGKGETVAIGNVVKMWSIGQWVQTQPEPIKDDIYEWVLCWVPQAGYHRLLCLGAEEPSASAATDCLVGVLFSQQSPVAGPSRETT; encoded by the exons ATGGAACAGGGGGAGACGAAAAATAATCCTGAATCATCACCAGACACAG ACGATAGTGCTTTGGCGCCCTCATGTGGCGACCAAATGGACAGCACAGGTGATGCGAATTTGACGTCCATGTCGTCATGCCAGGATATCAACATGATGGATCAGAAGCTCAGACCCATTGAACAGCAATTTCAGTACCTGCTGAATAAGGCGGATGAGTTTCATACAAACCTTGTATACAG GTATGACATTCTGCAGAAGGAACACTTTGCTCGCGTGGTGCCTACTTTCCTGCGGACCTGTCAGCCCTACTTCACTTACCTGGAGTCGACCGCTCGCAGCACCCTGCCCCAGCGCACGCCTCTACCCATGTACATCCGCTCACGA TTGTTAGACTTCTCCCAGCAGCTGTGTGCGAGGCTGGAGCACCTGGTCTTGACATATGCCTCCTTTGACTTTCTCTCTCTGGAGGAGGCTGAGCCGGCCAG TGTCTCCCATTTCTACATTGGCAAGTGTCAGATGGACCGTGTGGGACTGTCCATATACAGGTACTGTCGTCTAGCCCCGTACCTGGCTGGGGTCCACACTGGCCTGTACAAACGCATGCGCTGGAATGTGGAGAGACCCAGCGAGAGCCTACAGGAGGAAACGGGTGGCGAGAAGGAGGGACATCCAGAGGAGGACAGGCCAGTAGCAGGGAAAGAGCGAGCCACCGAGACAGAGTA CTACTTCCTGTGCTACGAGGAAGTCCCTGAGGAGCCTGCTGAGCGGGGTGATGGAGAGGGTAAAGGGGAGACGGTTGCTATAGGCAATGTGGTCAAGATGTGGTCAATCGGTCAGTGGGTCCAAACGCAGCCTGAACCCATAAAAGATGACATCTACGAATG GGTGCTGTGCTGGGTTCCACAGGCTGGGTACCACAGGCTGTTGTGTCTGGGAGCGGAGGAGCCCTCTGCCAGCGCTGCTACTGACTGCCTTGTGGGGGTGTTGTTTTCTCAACAGAGCCCAGTGGCAGGCCCCAGTCGTGAAACAACATAA